A genomic region of Thunnus maccoyii chromosome 13, fThuMac1.1, whole genome shotgun sequence contains the following coding sequences:
- the LOC121910175 gene encoding microfibrillar-associated protein 3-like gives MLLPGKHHLSHLLLTVLLLSGRTADGAHNGSELASSVRLAGVPSSGDIVVKEGSSALIKCNVTGGHGDIKWYNSKGPLLGDDAGGKWQIQEKGALNITAVSFEDRGRYTCVASSGAGGTSNYTVTLRVAHTDSGLGLYYVIVCLVAFTVTMILNVARLCMVSSHLKETERAINEFFRTEGAEKLQKAFEVAKRIPIVTSAKTLELAKVTQFKTMEFARHVEELARSIPLPPLILNCRTGVETENPGPDSAGQAGRKGSGNRQAIGPPRSNREEEEEEVCQALLSSEGRRNDGGSVDIKVSVHTVSEAVGAEEEKDNGEERTAAVHLPLLTPGSRISVSYESNI, from the exons ATGTTATTACCTGGCAAACACCACTTGTCACACCTGCTTCTCACAGTCCTGCTGCTCAGTGGTCGGACAGCGGATGGAGCTCATAACGGGTCGGAATTGGCGTCCTCTGTGCGGCTGGCCGGCGTCCCCTCCAGCGGGGACATCGTGGTGAAGGAGGGATCCAGCGCGCTGATCAAGTGTAACGTGACCGGAGGCCACGGTGACATCAAGTGGTACAACTCTAAAGGACCTCTGCTGGGTGACGACGCAG GTGGGAAGTGGCAGATTCAGGAAAAGGGCGCCCTGAACATCACTGCAGTCTCCTTTGAGGACCGCGGCCGCTATACGTGTGTCGCCTCCAGTGGCGCCGGTGGAACCTCAAACTACACCGTCACCCTACGTGTCGCCCACACCGACAGCGGCCTGGGCCTGTACTATGTCATCGTCTGCCTGGTGGCCTTCACCGTCACCATGATCCTCAACGTGGCGCGGCTCTGCATGGTCAGCAGCCACCTCAAGGAGACGGAGAGGGCCATCAACGAGTTCTTCCGCACCGAGGGCGCAGAGAAGCTGCAGAAGGCATTTGAGGTCGCCAAGCGCATTCCCATCGTCACATCGGCCAAGACGCTGGAGCTCGCTAAAGTCACGCAGTTCAAGACTATGGAGTTTGCCCGTCACGTCGAGGAGCTGGCACGGAGCATCCCTCTGCCACCGCTCATCCTGAACTGCCGCACAGGTGTGGAGACGGAGAACCCCGGGCCTGACTCTGCAGGACAGGCAGGGAGGAAGGGGTCTGGAAACAGACAAGCTATAGGCCCGCCCCGCTCCaatagagaggaggaggaggaggaggtgtgtcAGGCGCTTCTGTCGAGTGAAGGACGAAGGAATGATGGAGGCAGCGTTGACATCAAGGTGTCAGTCCACACGGTTTCTGAAGCTGTTggtgcagaagaagagaaggataATGGTGAGGAGAGGACGGCCGCGGTGCACCTACCTCTGCTCACACCAGGCTCACGAATAAGTGTGTCCTATGAGAGCAACATATAA
- the fam114a2 gene encoding protein FAM114A2, translated as MSDSEATAAEGSKAAPAEIQDDSPAETPDSSAPTTPDISTDVAPTRKARRRPEAKPAAEIKEMPKVEEQPAKISTESAVAQGGWGYWGNWGKSILSTATATVATVGQGLTQVIEKAETSLGIPSPTELSAQVEEEQKEHDGASSETDRAEGDGTTAVGSAMGMLSSLTSVVQSTSKTVITGGLDALEFIGKKTMDVIAEGDPGFKKTKGLMIRNSTLSQVLREAKEREELQTAEKELPDSEKKPVAHYGMLFDEYQGLSHLEALEILSRESESKVKSVLTTLSGDEVVQLRGELDLIKDSFSLVEFDDEEVDEKKDEDGSEFEKELTEALEGLSVSATADKLSKACKSTCSQIADMTKPENEEEEESEEGGKKTLSVEDVHAAAIRSLAELTARSIELFHKLAEMILFSKGSAEASVLSQLTVVLCKEISLLSKKFTSCLTTAGSNEKGDVLNPLITGVFLEASNSASYIQDAFQLLMPILEISHIQRRTESTEQ; from the exons ATGTCAGACAGCGAAGCTACAGCAGCTGAGGGTTCAAAGGCGGCACCGGCAGAGATTCAGGATGACTCTCCTGCCGAAACTCCCGACAGCTCTGCGCCCACCACACCTGACATCTCAACTGACGTGGCCCCGACGAGGAAAGCCAGGAGGAGACCAGAGGCCAAACCTGCAGCTGAAATTAAGGAGATGCCCAAAGTAGAAGAGCAGCCTGCAAAG atatCCACTGAGTCTGCAGTGGCTCAGGGCGGCTGGGGATACTGGGGCAACTGGGGCAAATCCATCTTATCCACAGCAACAGCTACTGTGGCCACTGTGG gCCAGGGGCTGACCCAGGTGATAGAGAAGGCAGAGACGTCGCTGGGAATCCCCAGTCCGACCGAGCTGTCAGCTCAGGTGGAAGAAGAGCAGAAAGAACATG ACGGAGCCAGCAGTGAGACCGACAGAGCGGAGGGAGATGGAACGACAGCGGTGGGAAGCGCGATGGGAATGTTGTCGTCGCTCACCAGCGTCGTGCAGAGCACA AGTAAGACGGTGATAACAGGCGGGCTGGATGCTCTGGAGTTCATCGGGAAGAAGACCATGGATGTCATAGCAGAAGGTGATCCCGGCTTTAAGAAGACCAAAGGACTGATGATCAGGAACTCCACCCTGTCTCAG gtgttGAGGGAGGCGAAGGAgcgagaggagctgcagacgGCTGAGAAGGAGTTGCCAGATTCCGAGAAGAAGCCGGTCGCTCACTACGGGATGCTTTTTGATGAATATCAGGGTCTGTCGCACCTCGAGGCTCTGGAGATTTTGTCTCGTGAGAGCGAGTCTAAG GTGAAGTCGGTGCTCACCACTCTTTCGGGAGACGAGGTGGTGCAGCTCAGAGGAGAGCTGGATCTCATCAAggactctttctctctggtgGAGTTTGATGACGAGGAAGTGGACGAGAAGAAAG ATGAAGACGGCTCAGAGTTTGAGAAGGAGTTAACGGAGGCGTTGGAGGGTCTCAGTGTCTCTGCCACAGCCGACAAACTCAGCAAG GCCTGCAAGAGCACCTGCAGCCAGATCGCTGACATGACCAAACCAGagaacgaggaggaggaagagagcgaGGAGGGCGGgaagaaaacactgtctgtaGAG GATGTTCATGCCGCAGCCATCAGGAGTCTGGCGGAGCTGACGGCTCGATCCATCGAGCTTTTCCACAAACTGGCTGAGATGATCCTCTTCTCCAAGGGCAGCGCGGAGGCCAGCGTCCTGTCACA GTTAACTGTTGTTCTGTGTAAAGAAATCTCACTACTTTCCAAGAAGTTCACCTCCTGCTTAACAACAGCAGGG tcaaACGAGAAGGGAGATGTCCTCAACCCGCTGATAACAGGAGTCTTTTTAGAG GCGTCCAACAGTGCTTCCTACATCCAAGATGCTTTCCAGCTGCTGATGCCCATACTGGAGATCTCCCACATCCAGAGGAGAACTGAATCCACAGAGCAGTGA
- the cnot8 gene encoding CCR4-NOT transcription complex subunit 8 produces MPAALTDSSQIICEVWASNVEEEMRKIRQIIQSYNYIAMDTEFPGVVVRPIGEFRSTVDYQYQLLRCNVDLLKIIQLGLTFMNEDGDYPPGTTTWQFNFKFNLTEDMYSQDSIDLLQNSGLQFKKHEEEGIDTLYFAELLMTSGLVLCENVKWLSFHSGYDFGYLVKLLTDARLPEEEHDFFQILNLFFPAIYDVKYLMKSCKNLKGGLQEVADQLELKRIGRQHQAGSDSLLTGMAFFRMKELFFEDNIDDAKYCGRLYGLGSGSSQPQNGLSSSGQEETNNKH; encoded by the exons ATGCCAGCCGCACTTACAGATTCCAGTCAGATAATCTGTGAAGTCTGGGCGAGCAATGTGGAGGAAGAAATGAGGAAGATCCGGCAGATTATTCAAAGCTACAATTACATCGCCATG GACACAGAATTCCCCGGGGTAGTTGTCCGACCTATCGGTGAGTTTCGCAGCACAGTGGACTACCAGTACCAGCTGCTGAGGTGCAACGTCGACCTCCTGAAGATCATCCAGCTCGGCCTCACGTTCATGAACGAGGACGGAGATTATCCCCCCGGCACGACGACGTGGCAGTTCAACTTCAAGTTCAACCTCAC AGAAGACATGTACTCACAGGACTCCATAGACCTTCTCCAGAACTCCGGCCTCCAGTTTAAAAAACACGAAGAAGAGGGAATCGATACGCTCTACTTCGCCGAGCTTCTCATGACGTCCGGTCTGGTGCTGTGTGAAAACGTCAAGTGGCTCTCCTTCCACAG CGGCTACGACTTCGGCTACCTGGTGAAGCTCCTGACAGACGCGCGGCTTCCCGAGGAAGAACACGACTTTTTCCAGATCCTCAACTTGTTCTTCCCCGCCATCTACGACGTTAAATACTTAATGAAGAGCTGCAAGAACCTAAAG GGAGGGCTGCAGGAAGTGGCCGACCAGTTGGAGCTGAAGAGGATCGGGAGACAGCATCAGGCGGGATCGGACTCGCTGCTCACCGGCATGGCTTTCTTCAGGATGAAAGAG CTTTTCTTTGAAGACAACATAGACGACGCAAAGTATTGTGGGAGACTGTACGGCCTGGGCTCGGGCTCCAGCCAACCCCAGAACGGCCTCTCCAGCTCGGGCCAGGAGGAGACGAACAACAAGCACTGA